The Ictalurus punctatus breed USDA103 chromosome 15, Coco_2.0, whole genome shotgun sequence DNA window CACTTGCGTCGACAGCATTCACTAACAAAATTCACCACTAGCAGCAGCCGTAAGCAGCCAGCTCAGCCTGATGCCTACACTCAGGGCCGTTATGTTCACTATGTTCCGGCGCACACTGATGACGTTAGGGCGTCCCGTTTTCCCCAAAACAAACACGTGTATATGCCTATATATTTTGCACAAATACACTTGCATAGAGGAACACaatagtattatatatatatatatatatatatatatatatatatatatatatatatatatatatatatatatatatatatatatatatacacacacacacacacacacataccgacCAGACATAGCTTTAaatccactgacaggtgaagtgaagaacaTTGAATATCtaattacagtggcacctgtcaaggggtgggatatattaggcagcaagtgaacagtcagttctcgaacttGAGGTGTTGggagcaggaaaaatgggtaagtgtaaggatctgagcgactttgacaagggccaaattgtaatggctagacgactgggtcagagcatctccaaaactgcaggtcttgtggggtgttcccggtatgcagtggttagtacttaccaaaagtggtccaaagaaggacaaccggtgaaccggcgacagggtcatgggcgcccaaggctcattgatgcacgtggggagcgaaggctagcacGTCTGGTTCAATCcgacagaagagctactgtagcacaaattgctgaaagtGTTAATGCTGgatatgatagaaaggtgtcagaacacacagtgcatcgcagcttgctgcgtatggggctgcatagaCGTAGACctgtcagagtgcccatgctgacccctgtccaccgccgaaagcgcctacaatgggcacgcgagcatcagaactggaccatggagcaatggaagaaggtggcctggtctaatgaatcatgttttcttttacatcatgtggacggccgggtgtgtgtgcgtcgcttaaatggggaagagatggcaccaggatgcactatggaaagcaggcaagctggcggaggaagcgtgatgctctgggcaatgttctgctgggaaactttggggtctggcattcatgtggatgttactttgacacctaCCACCTACCTTAACAtcgttgcagaccaagtacaccccttcatgacaacggtattccctaatggcaatggcctctttcagcaggataatgtgccctgccacactgcagaaattgttcagaaatggtttgaggaacatgacgaagagttcaaggtgttgacttggcctccaaattccccagatctcaatccgattgagcatctgtgggatgtgctggtcAAACAAGTCCGAttcatggaggccccacctcacaactcacaggacttaaaggatctactgctaacatcttggtgcaagataccacagcacaccttcagaggtcttgtggagttcaTGCCTTATCGGGTCAGAgatgttttggcagcacaagggggacctacacaagaTTAGGAAGGTGGTTCTAATGTATCTtgttgattgtttgtttttgttttttcctccaaaatgctatataaacattttaaaatactaaTACTATTTGCTAattagaaaacttttttttattgtgtaataacatttttttttagaaacttattttaaaaaagcacttTAGGTTAATACAAAAAAAGTTCATATggctattttatttttctttctgacATGGTGCTATTTTTATAGCCATTGCCTGATTTGTGAAGATCACACACTTTTGTctcatttaattttaatttaatctcTGATCCTCCCTTTCTATTTAATATACAACATTGATTATATTTGTAGAATAACTGTAGTATAACtacatagtatagtatagtataacaATAAGATTGTATTTAAATGACATGGTTATATGCAATAATAACtatttttcttttgctctcttACTAGGCTTACTTGATTTGAATTTCAATATATATGTGTAGttaaagacattttattgtCTACTGTCTTgtaaaaagtaaagtaaaagtGGAAGttctcagtgttttattttttaagtattgcTTAATGTCAATGGGACCTGTAGTAGATATTGAAAACAGCTACATAAATAGCCCAACAAACAAATATTGCCACGTTTTTACTAATGTAACATTTTCACATCCATGCCATCAGTACCACTTTAATGCTGCACTACAATATGACTTCAACCTTCTCAAGTCACAACCAAAAAAACTTACAGAAATATATCTAAACACTTTCTTGTAACCACCACATTTCACACATGAAATTCTTTTAGCAAACCTCTGTCTCAGGCAGATATTTTATAATATGTATCCATATAGTTTCTAATAATCCAAGCTATGTGAAGcaaataaaagcaaatatttGGAACCTATCGGTTATGTACTTATAGCTTGTGCTCACATCTTTTACAAATTACAACAGGAGTGGTAGGTGGACCTATTGGACAACATTCAATTTGCCCTGAGATAAAGCCTGAATGTGTTGGCCAACTGGAGACAATGGCTTGTGGACCTGAAGGCGTCTCTCTGAGAGGAGCATTCACTTCTTCTTGGCAAGTGGATTCAGCCAGGAGAAGGAGAAGCTGATGCGAGCCGAGTCACTTGTAACAGCAGGAGAGCTGGCTCCCACCCCTGAGTGATCTGCAGCTGCAGTCTGTCAAAGACCAACATAGAGCAGACATATTTACAGACATATAGCACAAATTTGAGCAAATAGAAAACATTGTTAGCCCACATTTTCACTTATGACGTCTAAGCAATAACGCTACACGGccttgaagataaacatttggGACTACCCACCTGACTAACTGTTTGTATGCCTGTCTCTCTACCACAAGGGGGCATCAGAGTAGGCGTGAAAGCTTGTATCAGTGCTCTGCTCCATCTCTCTGTTGTCCTGGGCTCCCATTGAGCAGGGTTCACCCTGGAAAACGAGAGCGGGAACACACACTGAGTACTTACgctaaaataaatgtttatttatcttttagtAGACTGTTGTGCATTTGTTTGAATGATAAATCTATGTagatttcctttcttttcttttttttaaccccattttctcaaaaatttGTCATTTGGCAGTTCCCACCCACTAACTAGCTCTCCCCATCACATGACAAGTAACAGTTGAAGAGGGTGAAGGCTAGCACATGACACATTCAAGACACATGAAGGAACTGCAtctttttcaaactgctgctcaggCTACActgtatggtcaaaagtatgacacatgaccatcatacccatatgtgcttcttGAACATCCTGTTCCAAAATTGGTCTGCCccttttgctgctataacagcgtcaactcttctgggaaggcttggttttggaatgtggctgtggaAATTTCTGCCCATTCTGCCActagagcattagtgaggatGGGCAAGAAGACCTGGCACacagtcggcattccagttcatcccaaaggtgttcagtggggttgaagtcagtgCTATATGCGGGctacttgagttcttccacaccaaccttgtcAAACgatgtctttatggagctcgctttgtgcacaggggcatgcTGGAGCATGTTTGGGCCCTTTAGTTTCAGTGTAGGGAAATTGCAAAGCTACAgtatacagagacattctagtgaattgtgtgcttccaactttgtggcaacagtttggagaaggcctacatgtgggtgtgatggtcaggtgtccacatacttttgcacaTATATTGTATGTCACAGTTAGCAAAAAAGTGATAACTACCTtcttatacatacagtacatgaactcacagatgcccatgattggctaatgtCACCCTGATTGATAGGGAGTAACATCAAAGAGCATGACCGATTTTGCTCGGTCTTGATTAGTTTCTAATCAAGCTATTGATTAGAAACCTCCACCAAATGGTCTTGATGTTACCTAATATGCAAGCATAGTATGAAGTTTGCTAGCTAGCCATTAATCTACCATAAGCTTCAATTATTGTATACATATGACGCTAATTATCAAAGCTATCATAGCTGAGTCCTACCAATACTAAATTGAGTATCTAAGAGCAACATGCAATGCATACTGAGTGCTTTTGACCATTTTATatcacattcattcaataaAGCTTTTTAGTGGGAGACACATAATGGATATTCCTGAATGTTGTCACTCAAGGAAGTGTACAGCCAACTCTATTGCTATTAAAACATTCATAATCTATATTAGTGCTTATACATGTGTTAATGCTTAGCTACATGTGTTAATAAGCAAGTACCTGAAATCTGTAATTCTCCAGCAGTGCTATATGAAAAAAAAGCACCGAATGTTTCCCCATACTCTCTGGAGGATGACCAGAAAGGCCAGGACGTAAAATATATGGATGATGGCCTGAGAAGAGATGGAAATGAAAATGGAGAGAAGCAGACACTGGTGTGGAAAATAACAATTATGTGTCTAATGGGGTTGGACACCAAAGCTAATGTAGACAGTGCTACCACAAGAATCTTCAGATGAGCATATAAGCAATTATATAAGCATATGTCTTatattacaaaaaacaaaagacaattaTTGATGGCCATGATGCAGGAATCACTTGGGGAAGAAGACCAACAAGATCACAAGTGAATGATGGAGTAGTGATGGTGATATAGTGCTCATAATCTTCTGAAAATGGACTAACCTGTGGAGATATAGAAGTCACGCTATCCTTGTTGGCTGGCCCACTGACCAACTCACAACAAATATTCTTCTCAACCTCCAACATATATGGTTGGGTGCTCTCTAGCGTGCCTCTTACAAGCTGGGCCCGGTTCTCATTAGATAGAGGCATAAGGCTGCTGCCCGTCCACATGGACAGAGGTGTCTCTGTCTGCTGGAACTGACCTGAGGGTTCACTCATGAGTTTGGGTATATGGTCAAGATCCCCCAAGGCATCAATAGGTGTTGCTTGGCTTTGACTAAGCATTGGCCAGTTGTTGGGTCTATACCAAGTGGGGTAGAGCTTAGTCTCCTCACCTGCTTCTGAAGTTAAGCAGTGGATTCCTGAACCATGCCCCTCACACCCTAACTCTGTCTGGTCCTTATAGGGGGGATAGGGGAGTAACAATATAGTAACAATAGAATAGATCAATCCTATGCCaccttttgcttttattttgacattaaaatagatttatgatgGGACACAAAGAGCTTTACTATACCTGCTGCGTATTCAGTCCACCTTTCTCACATATGACATCTTTTCGTCTTGCTGAACCTCCCTCTACTATTGCCTGGTTTTCTTCCTTTGTCTCAGATAAAACATCCTTTATCTCATAGTTTTCTAACTTTAGTTCATTGTCTGGTTCAGAGTTCTCTACCAGACTGTACACTGGTTCAGTTTCAGGCTCAGGTTCAGGTTCTGGTAACACTTCTGACtctggttctggttctggttctTCTGGAGGCTCTTCAACTTCCTCTTCAGCTGCATAATAATCAGCAACTGTAACAGTCTGCATTTTCTGAGAATAGTATAACTGGATTGTTTGCCTAGATATGCATACACATATTGATCACTCATGACTCACGTTTGATGAAGTCTAGCTGGTAGAGAGCCCTCTCCTCAGCATTAAAATCAACCTTATAGTGATCCATGGTTTCATATCCAGGCTGTAAGGTCTCTACTGGAGCAGATTTAGTTGCCTCGCTGACCCTATAAGGTAAAGGAGTCGGTTTTTATTAGTGGAAAATGCAACATAGTGCGCCAAATTGTAATGAAAATGCAGAAACTTACTGTTCAATAAGGTTTTTTGAGGTCTGCAAGAAAGCAAAAACATACTAGATTTAAAAAGCAACACAGCAAAAATCTAATCTAGTAGACATTCCACAGAATACAGATATATGCTTGGAGTACCTGAAGAAATGCAGCCATCTCTGGCTCTTCCATGGCGTTCAAGGCACTCTGCACCAACTTTGAGTTTATGTCAACTTGCTCACTGTAGGTTTGTACCAAGCTTTGAGCCCAGCTTCTCTTTTCATCCTCCTCATATGTGATTCGCTGTAACATAATCTTACGCCTTTCTTCCAGGATACCACTCATACGGTCAAACTTCTCACACAGTATCTGCTTTTGGTTTCTGCTATTTTCCTGTTGGCGTGTACATATATTTTAGTCATACTAAGCATTATTATGTCATTTGCATGTAAGAAATGAAATTACATAATGAACTGTATGTAAGATATCAGATGCTTTAGGGTCTTAAGGTTCAAATGAGGTCACTGCATTGCATTAAAATCCAACCAAACCTCAACACTCCTACAAATCTCCTCCAGATCATTTATGCAAGCTTGGATGCGCTCATTAGTGGCAACCAGGGATCCAATCCCAT harbors:
- the trim101 gene encoding tripartite motif containing 101 isoform X1 translates to MSLPLDLSSFHKDASLGTLEKQLICPICLEVFTKPVVILPCQHNLCRKCANELYQPSLFQVGIGGRFRCPSCRHEVVLDRHGVYGLQRNLLVENIIDVYKQASASCRPPPKPLAQMNCEEHEGEKLNIYCITCQIPTCSLCKVFGAHKSCQVAPVSDVYQQQKTELSDGIGSLVATNERIQACINDLEEICRSVEENSRNQKQILCEKFDRMSGILEERRKIMLQRITYEEDEKRSWAQSLVQTYSEQVDINSKLVQSALNAMEEPEMAAFLQTSKNLIEQVSEATKSAPVETLQPGYETMDHYKVDFNAEERALYQLDFIKPEEEVEEPPEEPEPEPESEVLPEPEPEPETEPVYSLVENSEPDNELKLENYEIKDVLSETKEENQAIVEGGSARRKDVICEKGGLNTQQDQTELGCEGHGSGIHCLTSEAGEETKLYPTWYRPNNWPMLSQSQATPIDALGDLDHIPKLMSEPSGQFQQTETPLSMWTGSSLMPLSNENRAQLVRGTLESTQPYMLEVEKNICCELVSGPANKDSVTSISPQAIIHIFYVLAFLVILQRVWGNIRCFFFI
- the trim101 gene encoding tripartite motif containing 101 isoform X2 is translated as MSLPLDLSSFHKDASLGTLEKQLICPICLEVFTKPVVILPCQHNLCRKCANELYQPSLFQVGIGGRFRCPSCRHEVVLDRHGVYGLQRNLLVENIIDVYKQASASCRPPPKPLAQMNCEEHEGEKLNIYCITCQIPTCSLCKVFGAHKSCQVAPVSDVYQQQKTELSDGIGSLVATNERIQACINDLEEICRSVEENSRNQKQILCEKFDRMSGILEERRKIMLQRITYEEDEKRSWAQSLVQTYSEQVDINSKLVQSALNAMEEPEMAAFLQTSKNLIEQVSEATKSAPVETLQPGYETMDHYKVDFNAEERALYQLDFIKPEEEVEEPPEEPEPEPESEVLPEPEPEPETEPVYSLVENSEPDNELKLENYEIKDVLSETKEENQAIVEGGSARRKDVICEKGGLNTQQAIIHIFYVLAFLVILQRVWGNIRCFFFI